A window of Corythoichthys intestinalis isolate RoL2023-P3 chromosome 14, ASM3026506v1, whole genome shotgun sequence contains these coding sequences:
- the LOC130929672 gene encoding uncharacterized protein LOC130929672 isoform X4 yields MSSSDVIKVSSSMMMASPDTRAVKGDDAEHPWRPPPSSSAAWNWMRRFRDVGPVTLQIEGGPASARLYCDAVDGLAEGGDLVEAFLVEIFRCKLCRFTCALKSAICSHLLLAHASLEEAGLQRPQLAYPLDLKHHDENDDFLLYDVLQDIGPPACHSLKVGELFEDHEPVSSHADRRAHQETAQSAHLMTLGLCRIAAARPPSETAGAPKPTTISVRAHTAENAGKYAERRRACRRVSGVRQRAELKSAGRMGEEPGQKGAESHELTGSCPAKSRCSATWRFTPERKSTPAGRAHTPARGKSRYGNMSGRTQVRSLTSARAVHTLPLIGVLCCDIPEHTREKNPTSASDVTTAASRRRVWIFMCVAITRAKRFRATSATTPAQTASCF; encoded by the exons ATGTCATCAAGTGACGTCATCAAGGTGTCTTCTTCCATGATGATGGCTTCACCAGACACGCGCGCAGTCAAGGGGGACGACGCTGAGCATCCCTGGCGACCTCCCCCATCTTCCTCGGCGGCATGGAACTGGATGCGGCGCTTCAGAGACGTGGGACCAGTCACGCTGCAAATAGAGGGCGGGCCCGCCAGCGCCCGCCTCTACTGCGACGCCGTCGACGGCCTGGCTGAGGGCGGCGACCTGGTCGAGGCTTTCCTGGTGGAGATCTTCCGCTGCAAGCTGTGCCGCTTTACCTGCGCTCTCAAGAGCGCCATCTGCAGCCACCTGCTGCTGGCGCATGCCTCGCTAGAGGAGGCGGGGCTTCAGCGCCCACAACTAGCCTACCCACTTGACCTCAAGCACCACGACGAAAATGATGACTTCCTGCTTTATGACGTGCTGCAAGACATTGGCCCACCTGCATGCCACTCATTGAAG GTGGGCGAACTCTTTGAAGACCACGAGCCCGTTTCGTCGCACGCCGACCGCCGCGCTCATCAGGAGACGGCGCAATCCGCCCACCTCATGACGCTCGGGCTGTGCCGCATCGCCGCTGCCCGACCGCCCTCGGAAACCGCCGGGGCGCCGAAGCCGACTACCATCTCAGTGCGGGCGCATACCGCCGAGAATGCTGGGAAATACGCAGAGAGACGGCGCGCATGTCGTCGCGTGTCTGGAGTCCGGCAGCGGGCAGAGCTAAAGTCTGCCGGGAGGATGGGGGAGGAGCCTGGACAAAAAGGGGCGGAGTCCCATGAACTcactg GAAGTTGTCCAGCAAAGTCACGTTGCAGCGCCACCTGGAGATTCACACCGGAAAGAAAATCTACTCCTGCCGGACGTGCTCATACGCCAGCACGCGGCAAGAGTCGCTACGGCAACATGTCAGGACGCACACAG GTGAGAAGCCTTACAAGTGCACGCGCTGTCCATACGCTTCCATTGATCGGAGTTCTTTGCTGCGACATTCCCGAACACACACGCGAGAAAAACCCTACAAGTGCCAGCGATGTGACTACAGCAG cATCCAGAAGAAGAGTTTGGATCTTCATGTGCGTCGCCATCACACGGGCCAAACGTTTTCGTGCCACCAGTGCGACTACGCCAGCGCAGACCGCCAGCTGCTTTTAA
- the LOC130929672 gene encoding zinc finger protein 354A-like isoform X1 produces MSSSDVIKVSSSMMMASPDTRAVKGDDAEHPWRPPPSSSAAWNWMRRFRDVGPVTLQIEGGPASARLYCDAVDGLAEGGDLVEAFLVEIFRCKLCRFTCALKSAICSHLLLAHASLEEAGLQRPQLAYPLDLKHHDENDDFLLYDVLQDIGPPACHSLKVGELFEDHEPVSSHADRRAHQETAQSAHLMTLGLCRIAAARPPSETAGAPKPTTISVRAHTAENAGKYAERRRACRRVSGVRQRAELKSAGRMGEEPGQKGAESHELTGESRRPIEPAAVKKRTTTHLNRARLKSAKGKEEKKKFSGFVCSLCHKKLSSKVTLQRHLEIHTGKKIYSCRTCSYASTRQESLRQHVRTHTGEKPYKCTRCPYASIDRSSLLRHSRTHTREKPYKCQRCDYSSIQKKSLDLHVRRHHTGQTFSCHQCDYASADRQLLLRHARRHHPPLHASSPP; encoded by the exons ATGTCATCAAGTGACGTCATCAAGGTGTCTTCTTCCATGATGATGGCTTCACCAGACACGCGCGCAGTCAAGGGGGACGACGCTGAGCATCCCTGGCGACCTCCCCCATCTTCCTCGGCGGCATGGAACTGGATGCGGCGCTTCAGAGACGTGGGACCAGTCACGCTGCAAATAGAGGGCGGGCCCGCCAGCGCCCGCCTCTACTGCGACGCCGTCGACGGCCTGGCTGAGGGCGGCGACCTGGTCGAGGCTTTCCTGGTGGAGATCTTCCGCTGCAAGCTGTGCCGCTTTACCTGCGCTCTCAAGAGCGCCATCTGCAGCCACCTGCTGCTGGCGCATGCCTCGCTAGAGGAGGCGGGGCTTCAGCGCCCACAACTAGCCTACCCACTTGACCTCAAGCACCACGACGAAAATGATGACTTCCTGCTTTATGACGTGCTGCAAGACATTGGCCCACCTGCATGCCACTCATTGAAG GTGGGCGAACTCTTTGAAGACCACGAGCCCGTTTCGTCGCACGCCGACCGCCGCGCTCATCAGGAGACGGCGCAATCCGCCCACCTCATGACGCTCGGGCTGTGCCGCATCGCCGCTGCCCGACCGCCCTCGGAAACCGCCGGGGCGCCGAAGCCGACTACCATCTCAGTGCGGGCGCATACCGCCGAGAATGCTGGGAAATACGCAGAGAGACGGCGCGCATGTCGTCGCGTGTCTGGAGTCCGGCAGCGGGCAGAGCTAAAGTCTGCCGGGAGGATGGGGGAGGAGCCTGGACAAAAAGGGGCGGAGTCCCATGAACTcactg GTGAAAGTCGGAGACCGATCGAACCGGCTGCCGTAAAGAAGAGGACGACGACGCACCTGAACAG AGCTCGTCTCAAATCGgcaaaaggaaaagaagaaaaaaaaaagttttcagggTTTGTCTGCTCGCTGTGTCACAA GAAGTTGTCCAGCAAAGTCACGTTGCAGCGCCACCTGGAGATTCACACCGGAAAGAAAATCTACTCCTGCCGGACGTGCTCATACGCCAGCACGCGGCAAGAGTCGCTACGGCAACATGTCAGGACGCACACAG GTGAGAAGCCTTACAAGTGCACGCGCTGTCCATACGCTTCCATTGATCGGAGTTCTTTGCTGCGACATTCCCGAACACACACGCGAGAAAAACCCTACAAGTGCCAGCGATGTGACTACAGCAG cATCCAGAAGAAGAGTTTGGATCTTCATGTGCGTCGCCATCACACGGGCCAAACGTTTTCGTGCCACCAGTGCGACTACGCCAGCGCAGACCGCCAGCTGCTTTTAAGGCACGCTCGCCGACATCATCCTCCTTTGCACGCCTCGTCGCCGCCTTGA
- the LOC130929672 gene encoding zinc finger protein 354A-like isoform X2, whose product MMMASPDTRAVKGDDAEHPWRPPPSSSAAWNWMRRFRDVGPVTLQIEGGPASARLYCDAVDGLAEGGDLVEAFLVEIFRCKLCRFTCALKSAICSHLLLAHASLEEAGLQRPQLAYPLDLKHHDENDDFLLYDVLQDIGPPACHSLKVGELFEDHEPVSSHADRRAHQETAQSAHLMTLGLCRIAAARPPSETAGAPKPTTISVRAHTAENAGKYAERRRACRRVSGVRQRAELKSAGRMGEEPGQKGAESHELTGESRRPIEPAAVKKRTTTHLNRARLKSAKGKEEKKKFSGFVCSLCHKKLSSKVTLQRHLEIHTGKKIYSCRTCSYASTRQESLRQHVRTHTGEKPYKCTRCPYASIDRSSLLRHSRTHTREKPYKCQRCDYSSIQKKSLDLHVRRHHTGQTFSCHQCDYASADRQLLLRHARRHHPPLHASSPP is encoded by the exons ATGATGATGGCTTCACCAGACACGCGCGCAGTCAAGGGGGACGACGCTGAGCATCCCTGGCGACCTCCCCCATCTTCCTCGGCGGCATGGAACTGGATGCGGCGCTTCAGAGACGTGGGACCAGTCACGCTGCAAATAGAGGGCGGGCCCGCCAGCGCCCGCCTCTACTGCGACGCCGTCGACGGCCTGGCTGAGGGCGGCGACCTGGTCGAGGCTTTCCTGGTGGAGATCTTCCGCTGCAAGCTGTGCCGCTTTACCTGCGCTCTCAAGAGCGCCATCTGCAGCCACCTGCTGCTGGCGCATGCCTCGCTAGAGGAGGCGGGGCTTCAGCGCCCACAACTAGCCTACCCACTTGACCTCAAGCACCACGACGAAAATGATGACTTCCTGCTTTATGACGTGCTGCAAGACATTGGCCCACCTGCATGCCACTCATTGAAG GTGGGCGAACTCTTTGAAGACCACGAGCCCGTTTCGTCGCACGCCGACCGCCGCGCTCATCAGGAGACGGCGCAATCCGCCCACCTCATGACGCTCGGGCTGTGCCGCATCGCCGCTGCCCGACCGCCCTCGGAAACCGCCGGGGCGCCGAAGCCGACTACCATCTCAGTGCGGGCGCATACCGCCGAGAATGCTGGGAAATACGCAGAGAGACGGCGCGCATGTCGTCGCGTGTCTGGAGTCCGGCAGCGGGCAGAGCTAAAGTCTGCCGGGAGGATGGGGGAGGAGCCTGGACAAAAAGGGGCGGAGTCCCATGAACTcactg GTGAAAGTCGGAGACCGATCGAACCGGCTGCCGTAAAGAAGAGGACGACGACGCACCTGAACAG AGCTCGTCTCAAATCGgcaaaaggaaaagaagaaaaaaaaaagttttcagggTTTGTCTGCTCGCTGTGTCACAA GAAGTTGTCCAGCAAAGTCACGTTGCAGCGCCACCTGGAGATTCACACCGGAAAGAAAATCTACTCCTGCCGGACGTGCTCATACGCCAGCACGCGGCAAGAGTCGCTACGGCAACATGTCAGGACGCACACAG GTGAGAAGCCTTACAAGTGCACGCGCTGTCCATACGCTTCCATTGATCGGAGTTCTTTGCTGCGACATTCCCGAACACACACGCGAGAAAAACCCTACAAGTGCCAGCGATGTGACTACAGCAG cATCCAGAAGAAGAGTTTGGATCTTCATGTGCGTCGCCATCACACGGGCCAAACGTTTTCGTGCCACCAGTGCGACTACGCCAGCGCAGACCGCCAGCTGCTTTTAAGGCACGCTCGCCGACATCATCCTCCTTTGCACGCCTCGTCGCCGCCTTGA
- the LOC130929672 gene encoding zinc finger protein 354A-like isoform X3 produces MRRFRDVGPVTLQIEGGPASARLYCDAVDGLAEGGDLVEAFLVEIFRCKLCRFTCALKSAICSHLLLAHASLEEAGLQRPQLAYPLDLKHHDENDDFLLYDVLQDIGPPACHSLKVGELFEDHEPVSSHADRRAHQETAQSAHLMTLGLCRIAAARPPSETAGAPKPTTISVRAHTAENAGKYAERRRACRRVSGVRQRAELKSAGRMGEEPGQKGAESHELTGESRRPIEPAAVKKRTTTHLNRARLKSAKGKEEKKKFSGFVCSLCHKKLSSKVTLQRHLEIHTGKKIYSCRTCSYASTRQESLRQHVRTHTGEKPYKCTRCPYASIDRSSLLRHSRTHTREKPYKCQRCDYSSIQKKSLDLHVRRHHTGQTFSCHQCDYASADRQLLLRHARRHHPPLHASSPP; encoded by the exons ATGCGGCGCTTCAGAGACGTGGGACCAGTCACGCTGCAAATAGAGGGCGGGCCCGCCAGCGCCCGCCTCTACTGCGACGCCGTCGACGGCCTGGCTGAGGGCGGCGACCTGGTCGAGGCTTTCCTGGTGGAGATCTTCCGCTGCAAGCTGTGCCGCTTTACCTGCGCTCTCAAGAGCGCCATCTGCAGCCACCTGCTGCTGGCGCATGCCTCGCTAGAGGAGGCGGGGCTTCAGCGCCCACAACTAGCCTACCCACTTGACCTCAAGCACCACGACGAAAATGATGACTTCCTGCTTTATGACGTGCTGCAAGACATTGGCCCACCTGCATGCCACTCATTGAAG GTGGGCGAACTCTTTGAAGACCACGAGCCCGTTTCGTCGCACGCCGACCGCCGCGCTCATCAGGAGACGGCGCAATCCGCCCACCTCATGACGCTCGGGCTGTGCCGCATCGCCGCTGCCCGACCGCCCTCGGAAACCGCCGGGGCGCCGAAGCCGACTACCATCTCAGTGCGGGCGCATACCGCCGAGAATGCTGGGAAATACGCAGAGAGACGGCGCGCATGTCGTCGCGTGTCTGGAGTCCGGCAGCGGGCAGAGCTAAAGTCTGCCGGGAGGATGGGGGAGGAGCCTGGACAAAAAGGGGCGGAGTCCCATGAACTcactg GTGAAAGTCGGAGACCGATCGAACCGGCTGCCGTAAAGAAGAGGACGACGACGCACCTGAACAG AGCTCGTCTCAAATCGgcaaaaggaaaagaagaaaaaaaaaagttttcagggTTTGTCTGCTCGCTGTGTCACAA GAAGTTGTCCAGCAAAGTCACGTTGCAGCGCCACCTGGAGATTCACACCGGAAAGAAAATCTACTCCTGCCGGACGTGCTCATACGCCAGCACGCGGCAAGAGTCGCTACGGCAACATGTCAGGACGCACACAG GTGAGAAGCCTTACAAGTGCACGCGCTGTCCATACGCTTCCATTGATCGGAGTTCTTTGCTGCGACATTCCCGAACACACACGCGAGAAAAACCCTACAAGTGCCAGCGATGTGACTACAGCAG cATCCAGAAGAAGAGTTTGGATCTTCATGTGCGTCGCCATCACACGGGCCAAACGTTTTCGTGCCACCAGTGCGACTACGCCAGCGCAGACCGCCAGCTGCTTTTAAGGCACGCTCGCCGACATCATCCTCCTTTGCACGCCTCGTCGCCGCCTTGA